A genomic window from Pecten maximus chromosome 2, xPecMax1.1, whole genome shotgun sequence includes:
- the LOC117321561 gene encoding uncharacterized protein LOC117321561 isoform X1: MDDIYCPVCLDAFKEPKLLLCRHTFCKDCLEQLIKRYEPMTKRQIVCPCCRTENPLQIKGIAGYPNNYFVRDQKVTGNKQHLDAGLDPDEGYTGVLREDDIEEDGQGTEENCFSDEQQWTRPRVLRFPRNHSKTHYHCQFLSSVNIERSRRITCLCPMPLGNCLVVADCSNIINVISLSGVVVSQYRVLPKVSIYDIVCRNEGTLLLLASDVNEIISYQIRSNTHSTFITLVDFRGNAMASMSDGCLAVTGVNTSGSSSIRADYGQLLVFSSVGTLLKRIGDEYMTFKPSCVAINSFENRICFTDVDRKLVSLLNVDGSRVGDFTGRSNENMVLRSVLGVELPRSNLKPSGLCCDAEGNIIVVDEETQSIFVLDYNGLFRGFVVLEDREGEALYRPFLVACDPTGTLWVGDNFQGKVNVYKTSNFINVLDQPAS; this comes from the coding sequence ATGGACGATATATACTGTCCTGTTTGTTTAGATGCTTTCAAGGAACCTAAGCTACTGCTGTGTCGACACACCTTTTGTAAAGATTGCTTAGAGCAGCTCATAAAAAGATATGAGCCAATGACAAAACGTCAAATCGTGTGTCCGTGTTGCAGGACGGAAAATCCATTGCAGATAAAAGGAATAGCAGGATATCCTAATAACTATTTTGTGCGTGATCAAAAGGTTACAGGCAACAAACAACACTTGGATGCTGGACTGGATCCGGATGAAGGCTATACTGGTGTCTTACGCGAGGACGACATAGAGGAAGACGGACAAGGTACCGAGGAAAATTGCTTCTCAGACGAGCAGCAATGGACGAGACCACGAGTTTTGAGATTTCCACGAAACCACAGCAAGACGCATTATCATTGTCAATTCTTATCCAGCGTAAACATAGAGCGATCACGAAGGATCACATGCCTGTGTCCAATGCCCCTTGGTAATTGTCTGGTAGTAGCGGACTGCAGTAACATTATCAATGTGATATCTCTTAGTGGTGTAGTTGTCAGTCAGTACCGCGTGCTGCCCAAAGTCAGCATATACGATATTGtttgtagaaatgaagggacCTTGCTTCTATTAGCAAGTGATGTCAATGAAATTATTTCCTATCAAATAAGGTCAAATACGCATTCCACGTTCATCACATTGGTTGATTTCAGAGGCAATGCTATGGCGTCTATGTCTGACGGGTGCTTGGCTGTAACTGGAGTTAACACTTCCGGTTCGTCTAGTATTAGAGCCGATTACGGTCAGCTGCTAGTGTTCTCTAGCGTTGGTACTCTCTTAAAAAGGATTGGCGACGAATACATGACATTTAAGCCAAGTTGCGTAGCAATCAATTCGTTTGAAAACCGCATATGTTTCACCGACGTTGACCGGAAGTTAGTCTCATTACTTAATGTTGATGGCTCACGTGTTGGCGATTTCACAGGAAGAAGCAATGAAAATATGGTACTCCGATCAGTATTAGGAGTTGAATTGCCCAGGTCCAACTTAAAACCATCTGGTTTATGTTGTGATGCAGAAGGGAATATCATAGTTGTAGATGAAGAAACACAATCCATATTTGTTCTCGACTATAACGGATTATTTCGCGGATTCGTGGTTTTAGAGGACCGAGAGGGAGAGGCGCTATATAGACCCTTTCTAGTGGCATGTGATCCGACGGGGACTCTGTGGGTAGGGGATAACTTTCAAGGGAAAGTTAACGTGTACAAGACTTCAAACTTCATCAATGTGTTGGACCAGCCAGCGTCCTAG